acattcactaaatattcaaccaagagccgaggctcttcaaatcacacgcctaacttgggcgtcggagtaccttttgcaggtacatccaccccGTTcaaaaggagaccgatcggcttgCGTCAACACCGATCGACCAACAACTGGAGTTTGGAGGCGAGCGAGCGGCCCAGGCGCATCAACAGGTTAGTTTCTCGGTCCCAAAACTttccaccgaaacattttggcgcccaccgtggggccgagcggcaAACCcaaatggtgaccacgaggagcatggaggAAGAGCAACACACCAGAGATTTGATAGCGCAGATGCAGGCGCAAATACAGGCACAGGCCAGAACCATACAAGCACAAACGCACGCACAACAGGAGATGCAGCGACGACACGCAGAGGAAATTACAATGTTGAGAGCAGAACGAGGTCGTGTCGAGCGGTCAACTCAACACTCGGAGTCCACAGCCGATCGGGGTAACAACCAACACAATGATAACGCTGGAAGTCGTAATCAGCAGCCATCTCGGCATACTGACCCGAACGATCGGGGAAGAAGGGAACCGTCCCCCTTACGAACCGATCGGCCCTCCAGTCTGCTCCCTTTCACTGCGATCGTCATGCAAGCTCCAATGCCAGAGAAGAACCCTCCTGTATTGGATAAGTACGATGGCTCGACAGACCCCGACAATCATCTCAGGATTTTCACCAATGCAATGGTGTTCTACACGGACAGTGATCCGGTTATGTGCAGAGCCTTCTCCTTATCACTCAAGGACGAAGCATTAGAGTGGTATAACACTCTTCCCCCAAacacagtggattgcttcgccACTGTGGAAAATCTTTTTAAAAGGCAATACGCCTCCAATCGTAATCAGGAAGTAACGCCAGCAGAATTGGTAAATACTAAGCAGGAAAAGggagaaactttgaaggcctttatgaaaaggtatatGGAAACTGCACGACGAGTCAAAGAGGTAAGTCAATCTTTTATCATCACCACTTTGCCTTCCTGTCTAAAACCAGGGTACTTTGCTGAGAAGTTGTATGCGCGACCCCCAAAAACAATGGAGGAGCTCCAAGAACGGATAGCCGAATTCATCCGCATGGAGGACATGCGAATTTCACAAAGAAAGCGACAACAAGAAACTGAGGCAAGTGGAGGTAGAAAGGACGGTAAACGACCGTTCGACAATAATGGTAAAAGCGGGGAGTTTTCCcgaacatttaaatttaatcattatacACCCCTCAACACACCTAGGGCAAAAGTTCTTGAAGAAGCTCTAAACGCTGAACTTCTCACACTCCAAACGAAACCATCTCCAAGATACGCAGATGAAAGGAAGCGCTGTCATTTTCATCAGAATCGTGGACATACTACAGAAGAATGCATTACGCTCAAAAACGAAATAGAACGTCTCGTTCGGGCAGGACACCTCCGTAAGTACATACAGGAAGCAAGAAGAAGTCCCGAACGAGCGTATCGGAAGAACGAACGAAGGCGAGACTATAGTCGTAGTCCTGCTCGCCATCGTGAACGATCGGTTCGCGGAGTTATAAACTGAAAATAAGAATCCCAATCTCTATTTAATGTCACATTTAAATTCTTGATTtagacttttgttattttactaAACTTTCGTTATGCAATGAATAAAACCGAGCAATTCACGCTCGACCATCGGTTACCAATTTCGATCAAGAATTTcagctcaaagcagaggtaaaaccctctcaaagtcgaacggtaaagcccgttccctaggaagcactcctaggtcgaagaccgagcggtaaatccccctcgggcgagaggtaaaaccctctcaaagtcgaacggtaaagcccgttccctaggaagcactcctaggtcgaagaccgagcggtaaatccccctcgggcaagaggtaaagccctctcaacgacgaacggtaaatcccgttcactaggaaacactcctagctcatagcagaggtaaaaccctctcaaagtcgaacggtaaagcccgttccctaggaagcactcctaggtcgaagaccgagcggtaaatccccctcgggcaagaggtaaagccctctcaacgacgaacggtaaagctcgttccctaggaagcactcctaggtcgaagaccgagcggtaaatccccctcgggcgagaggtaaaaccctctcaaagtcgaacggtaaagcccgttccctaggaagcactcctaggtcgaagaccgagcggtaaatccccctcgggcaagaggtaaagccctctcaacgacgaacggtaaagcccgttccctaggaagcactcctaggtcgaagaccgagcggtaaatccccctcgggcgagaggtaaaaccctctcgacaaatgtcgaaggccgagaggtaaattcctctcggttcctattgaaggtcgagcggtaaatcccgctcggttaaaggttgaaggtcgagaggtaaaaccctctcgacaaatgtcgaaggccgagaggtaaattcctctcggttcctattgaaggtcgagcggtaaatcccgctcggttaaacgttgaaggtcgagaggtaaaaccctctcgacaaatgtcgaaggccgagaggtaaattcctctcggttcctattgaaggtcgagcggtaaatcccgctcggttaaaggttgaaggtcgagaggtaaaaccctctcgacaaatgtcgaaggccgagaggtaaattcctctcggttcctattgaaggtcgagcggtaaatcccgctcggttaaaagttgaaggtcgagaggtaaaaccctctcgacaaatgtcgaaggccgagaggtaaattcctctcgattcctattgaaggtcgagcggtaaatcccgctcggttaaaagttgaaggtcgagaggtaaaaccctctcgacaaatgtcgaaggccgagaggtaaattcctctcggttcctattgaaggtcgagcggtaaatcccgctcggttaaaagttgaaggtcgagaggtaaaaccctctcgacaaatgtcgaaggccgagaggta
This sequence is a window from Vigna angularis cultivar LongXiaoDou No.4 chromosome 2, ASM1680809v1, whole genome shotgun sequence. Protein-coding genes within it:
- the LOC128195231 gene encoding uncharacterized protein LOC128195231 produces the protein MEEEQHTRDLIAQMQAQIQAQARTIQAQTHAQQEMQRRHAEEITMLRAERGRVERSTQHSESTADRGNNQHNDNAGSRNQQPSRHTDPNDRGRREPSPLRTDRPSSLLPFTAIVMQAPMPEKNPPVLDKYDGSTDPDNHLRIFTNAMVFYTDSDPVMCRAFSLSLKDEALEWYNTLPPNTVDCFATVENLFKRQYASNRNQEVTPAELVNTKQEKGETLKAFMKRYMETARRVKEVSQSFIITTLPSCLKPGYFAEKLYARPPKTMEELQERIAEFIRMEDMRISQRKRQQETEASGGRKDGKRPFDNNGKSGEFSRTFKFNHYTPLNTPRAKVLEEALNAELLTLQTKPSPRYADERKRCHFHQNRGHTTEECITLKNEIERLVRAGHLRKYIQEARRSPERAYRKNERRRDYSRSPARHRERSVRGVIN